From the genome of Podospora pseudoanserina strain CBS 124.78 chromosome 7 map unlocalized CBS124.78p_7.2, whole genome shotgun sequence, one region includes:
- a CDS encoding uncharacterized protein (COG:L; EggNog:ENOG503NZ8Q), with product MQLRGIIPRRSASPALTRPLMDLFIPSLTNNLILTPNKHTTTFTDPHHHHTHHHRHLHLLFHHQSTTTAPAKPRRNSFPHILKSKMTQTLHKKQEPAITSVTELPTSEARWVTLQKIEYTDQTGKARTWEVASRKTRSAKTGVDAVAIGNILLSPNKAPSTLLVIQYRPPLDAYTVEWPAGLIDEDETAEEAAVREFKEETGYEVSRVLSVSPVQAADPGLSNANMQMAMVEVEVPELEAGSLPEQRLEDGEHIERVVVPLAELYEKLVEYSKRERFIVAAKLFHFAAGMDFMKTQKYGL from the coding sequence ATGCAGTTGCGGGGCATCATTCCTCGCCGCTCAGCCAGCCCCGCTTTGACTCGCCCTCTTATGGACTTGTTCATTCCCTctctcaccaacaacctcatcctcaccccaaacaagcacaccaccaccttcacagatcctcaccatcatcatacccaccaccaccggcattTGCACCTGCTTTTTCACCATCAATCTACCACGACCGCCCCTGCCAAACCCCGCCGCAACTCCTTCCCTCACATCCTCAAATCCAAAATGACGCAAACCCTCCACAAGAAGCAAGAACCAGCCATCACCTCGGTCACGGAACTTCCCACCTCGGAAGCCAGATGGGTGACTCTTCAAAAAATCGAGTACACCGACCAAACAGGCAAAGCACGCACATGGGAGGTCGCCTCCCGCAAGACTCGCTCCGCCAAGACAGGCGTCGACGCTGTAGCAATTGGCAACATCTTGCTTTCTCCCAACAAGGCCCCCTCCACACTGCTAGTGATCCAATACCGCCCCCCACTAGACGCTTACACTGTCGAGTGGCCTGCCGGTCTTAtcgacgaggatgagacAGCCGAAGAGGCGGCAGTGAGGGAGttcaaggaggagacggggtACGAAGTGAGCAGGGTGCTAAGTGTCAGCCCGGTGCAGGCGGCTGATCCGGGCTTGTCGAATGCGAATATGCAGATGGCTATGGTAGAGGTGGAGGTGCCTGAGCTGGAGGCGGGCTCGCTGCCGGAGcagaggttggaggatggggagcaCATTGAGCGGGTGGTCGTCCCGCTGGCAGAGCTATATGAGAAGCTGGTGGAGTATagcaagagggagaggtttaTTGTGGCGGCCAAGTTGTTTCATTTTGCGGCGGGCATGGATTTTATGAAGACGCAAAAGTATGGGCTTTAA
- a CDS encoding uncharacterized protein (EggNog:ENOG503NYFD; COG:M), with product MQKLAGKPAQLLGMIPRRASRWLVRLAVLAVIVPLILQWLVAYVVGSDARILPPELLLARNLLLVTAHPDDECLFFSPSILGVLDRNKRVTGGLLVMSTGNNYGKGDTRKTELAGSCEALGISADRCVALDHPDLQDNPREWWNTELIEGFVHEHVRKWDIDAIITFDEGGVSGHINHRAVSAAVSHYTATNPQSPIAYTLTTTSLLRKYTILGDLPYTVLPFLWRIIEALSYPAITAEVREGGTALVANTWHRYLLTRRAFAQHDSQYSWDRHLYMILSRYVWFNDLKRLPHTAADEAFRTAVKT from the exons ATGCAGAAGCTGGCCGGGAAGCCTGCGCAACTGCTCGGCATGATCCCTCGTCGGGCTTCGCGCTGGCTTGTTCGGCTTGCCGTGCTCGCAGTGATTGTGCCGCTAATTCTCCAGTGGCTGGTCGCCTATGTCGTCGGGAGCGATGCCCGAATTCTTCCAcccgagcttcttctcgccAGAAACCTCCTGCTCGTGACAGCCCACCCCGACGACGAGTGCCTATTCTTCTCTCCCAGCATTCTCGGAGTTCTTGATCGGAACAAGCGGGTGACTGGTGGATTGCTGGTCATGTCCACAG GCAACAACTACGGCAAAGGAGACACCAGGAAAACTGAGCTCGCCGGCTCGTGTGAAGCACTCGGCATCTCGGCGGATCGCTGCGTTGCCCTTGACCATCCTGACCTCCAAGATAACCCCAGAGAGTGGTGGAACACTGAGCTCATCGAAGGGTTTGTGCATGAGCACGTGAGGAAATGGGACATTGATGCT ATCATCACATTCGACGAAGGTGGAGTGAGCGGACACATAAACCACAGAGCGGTCAGCGCCGCCGTCAG TCACTACACTGCGACGAATCCCCAGTCGCCCATCGCGTACACGCTGACGACCACCTCTTTACTCCGAAAATACACCATCCTGGGCGACCTCCCCTACACAGTGCTGCCCTTTTTGTGGCGCATTATCGAGGCGCTATCCTACCCCGCCATCACAGCTGAAGTCCGTGAAGGCGGCACGGCCTTGGTTGCGAATACTTGGCACCGATATCTCTTGACCCGTCGTGCTTTTGCCCAGCACGACAGCCAGTACAGCTGGGATCGGCACTTGTACATGATTCTGAGCCGATATGTCTGGTTCAATGATCTGAAGAGGCTTCCCCACACGGCTGCTGACGAAGCATTCAGGACAGCCGTCAAGACCTAG
- a CDS encoding uncharacterized protein (CAZy:AA9; COG:G; EggNog:ENOG503NY05): protein MKSVFVAAGVLAPLAAAHSIFQQAGSGSIDFGTSCTRMPPNNSPVTSVGSSDLACNVGGSRGVAGLCEVSAGDSFFVEMHAQPNDRSCANEAIGGNHFGPVIVYMAKVNDAKTADGASASWFKVDEFGYDAGSKTWGTDTLNKNCGKRTFKIPSKIPAGDYLVRAEAIALHTAGSSGGAQFYMSCYQVRVANSGSGQLPAGVRLPGAYSASDPGILINIWGDFGTYKVPGPAVIDQSYF, encoded by the exons ATGAAGTCTGTCTTTGTCGCCGCTGGCGTTCTCGCCCCCCTGGCTGCTGCCCACAGCATCTTCCAACAGGCTGGCAGTGGATCGATCGACTTCGGCACATCATGCACTCGCATGCCG CCCAACAACTCTCCCGTCACCAGCGTTGGCAGTTCTGATCTTGCCTGCAATGTCGGTGGTTCGCGCGGCGTTGCTGGCCTTTGCGAGGTGAGCG CCGGTGACTCCTTCTTCGTCGAGATGCACGCCCAGCCCAACGACCGCTCCTGCGCCAACGAGGCCATCGGCGGGAACCACTTCGGCCCCGTCATCGTCTACATGGCCAAGGTCAACGACGCCAAGACGGCCGATGGCGCCTCTGCCTCGTGGTTCAAGGTCGACGAGTTCGGCTACGACGCCGGCAGCAAGACCTGGGGCACCGACACCCTCAACAAGAACTGTGGCAAGCGGACGTTCAAGATCCCCAGCAAGATCCCCGCTGGTGACTACCTCGTCAGAGCGGAGGCCATCGCTCTTCATACCGCCGGCTCGAGCGGTGGTGCACAGTTCTACATGAGCTGCTACCAGGTTAGAGTTGccaacagcggcagcggccAGCTTCCTGCTGGTGTTAGGCTTCCGGGTGCTTACAGCGCTTCTGACC CTGGTattctcatcaacatctgGGGCGACTTTGGTACCTACAAGGTCCCCGGACCTGCCGTCATTGACCAGAGCTACTTCTAA
- a CDS encoding uncharacterized protein (EggNog:ENOG503PFG2) produces MRSWLLCISAGVLAGVSNAACTNKCGSNKCLGAIAADPAFGESFCSSWLALEPATTTVTEVETVTSTLLNVETALTTLTVTTATFTVTGSERSTIYQKRAPTITEVDPALPDPTDVIASQCSSNEDRISKACSCILSTATASTVTVLETAVTTAVVEAESTVVETVTDNVVATVSVAAPAVTIPANIIVNGGFEDYLDTGNILPWTDTKDSTGGRFDVVNGVNPCMAGGSYCAGGRVVVRPYPPTTGSKYIAIRETFVGRPSTTYAFSFLYRCLNYDAGTSIDILYKGSVIGSVNQCYNSAAFYRPTGITFTTDATGQGEVEVRFRNSGATPYLYFYADDFKAIAV; encoded by the exons ATGAGGTCTTGGTTGCTCTGCATCAGCGCCGGCGTCCTGGCCGGCGTGTCCAACGCGGCTTGTACCAACAAGTGCGGCTCCAACAAGTGCTTGGGTGCTATTGCTGCCGACCCTGCGTTCGGAGAGTCGTTCTGCTCTTCTTGGTTGGCCTTGGAACCcgctaccaccaccgtcaccgaGGTCGAGACGGTCACATCGACTCTGCTCAATGTCGAGACGGCCTTAACGACACTCACTGTCACCACGGCAACATTTACAGT GACTGGCAGCGAACGTTCGACCATCTACCAGAAGCGAgctcccaccatcaccgaagTTGATCCAGCCTTGCCCGACCCGACAGATGTCATTGCCTCCCAGTGTTCGTCCAATGAGGATCGCATCAGCAAGGCCTGCAGCTGCATTCTGTCAACCGCTACCGCGTCTACCGTGACCGTGTTGGAGACCGCTGTTACTACTGCCGTTGTTGAGGCCGAG AGCACCGTTGTTGAGACTGTCACGGACAATGTGGTGGCTACCGTCTCCGTCGCCGCCCCAGCCGTCACGATCCCCGCcaacatcatcgtcaacggTGGGTTCGAGGACTACTTGGATACCGGCAACATTCTCCCATGGACTGATACAAAGGATTCTACCGGCGGAAGGTTTGATGTCGTGAACGGCGTGAACCCCTGCATGGCAGGTGGCTCTTACTGTGCAGGCGGCCGAGTTGTCGTCCGCCCCTACCCGCCTACCACCGGTTCCAAATACATCGCCATACGCGAGACCTTCGTCGGGCGCCCGTCAACCACTTATGCGTTCTCTTTCTTGTATCGCTGCCTCAACTATGACGCCGGCACCAGCATTGACATCCTGTACAAGGGCAGTGTCATCGGTAGCGTCAACCAGTGTTACAACAGCGCTGCCTTTTACCGTCCCACCGGCATCACATTCACCACCGATGCCACGGGTCAGGGTGAGGTCGAGGTGCGCTTCCGCAATTCCGGCGCCACGCCGTATCTCTATTTCTACGCCGATGACTTCAAGGCCATTGCTGTGTAG
- a CDS encoding uncharacterized protein (EggNog:ENOG503NVVC; COG:S), with translation MATGETTTEQLSPSEPNDSSTSLPIRTKPNAKIAEMEPGPELDSYIESLLAQWRTCIDELSTLANASKDASRPIYGLYPLLKVQQRALYKVVQKRNTKSDNGNNISAAQYMGIRSCCWNDRWSLVKKCHGLVAINKDFPRSPRVAVPTGSGWLAYKDQPFQEKVVTVDAVVDNGKTWIKFLSISARTLEYQVMAEGWESDADSEDERDEAGDDEGNGFGHTEFVDAVSKVILAARWNHCRHLHLILPGLQEGQSAVVDRVLDHIKNKVGGTDVKVELSCAGSPFLVNDPPPLETAIQTLIHERDLVVSPDDCNTITETVNLDPSALVALVTDLHHGPIPLQPLVQQEIITRSVADHETDNNELVSRQDILATVLHPALRGKKLVCTEFAAKYFRKLISAISTHSEETRASFIIPPSADPTSPSLSADELRQSLQKWSTVPVPGDLQLPVQVVPDITHDEVPSLISSGRLPPMALGVSSDLSLLNRSVYLYGWANDVTTVTGHRGIERQVQLSIASHWTRDPDASRKGKYPDQRPPDIWHRHLGGYLIHRDKPKDWRDMLPDGGDVPEEVVRWTFPWTTWGRGISTYGLPDTKTWEGVGHEDKKSFGRKMTGRDGTRERNGNGKLKVPEGEVEEGEEREEEQS, from the coding sequence ATGGCTACAGGTGAAACGACAACAGAACAATTGTCGCCATCAGAGCCCAATGACTCATCGACAAGTCTCCCGATTCGGACCAAACCAAACGCCAAAATAGCAGAAATGGAACCAGGTCCAGAGCTAGACAGCTACATCGAGTCCCTCCTGGCACAATGGAGAACCTGCATAGACGAGCTTAGCACCCTCGCAAATGCTTCCAAAGACGCATCTCGGCCCATCTACGGACTCTATCCTCTCCTCAAAGTCCAGCAGCGCGCATTGTATAAGGTGGTTCAAAAGCGAAACACAAAATCTGACAATGGCAACAACATTTCCGCCGCTCAGTACATGGGTATAAGGTCTTGCTGCTGGAATGACCGGTGGTCTCTGGTCAAAAAGTGTCATGGGCTGGTGGCCATCAACAAAGACTTCCCGAGGAGTCCTCGCGTCGCGGTGCCGACTGGTAGCGGGTGGTTGGCTTACAAGGACCAGCCCTTTCAAGAAAAGGTTGTCACTGTTGATGCTGTCGTGGATAATGGAAAGACATGGATAAAGTTTCTGTCCATTTCCGCTAGGACACTGGAGTATCAAGTCATGGCAGAAGGTTGGGAAAGCGATGCTGATTCTGAGGACGAAAGGGATGAGGCTGGTGACGACGAAGGAAACGGGTTCGGCCATACCGAATTCGTCGATGCAGTCTCCAAGGTCATCTTGGCTGCGAGGTGGAATCACTGCCGTCACCTTCATCTGATTTTGCCTGGCCTCCAGGAAGGACAATCAGCTGTTGTCGACAGGGTGCTGGATCACATTAAAAACAAGGTTGGCGGAACCGATGTCAAGGTCGAGCTGAGCTGCGCAGGAAGTCCGTTCCTTGTCAAcgaccctcctcctcttgaaaCGGCCATCCAGACTCTGATTCATGAGCGTGACCTGGTCGTCTCTCCAGACGACTGCAATACAATCACCGAGACCGTCAACCTGGACCCTAGCGCACTCGTGGCTCTCGTCACAGATCTTCATCATGGCCCCATCCCGCTGCAGCCTCTTGTGCAGCAAGAAATCATCACTCGCTCTGTTGCCGACCACGAAACCGATAATAATGAGCTGGTGTCTCGTCAAGACATCCTAGCCACAGTGCTGCATCCTGCCTTGCGGGGCAAGAAATTGGTGTGCACCGAGTTCGCCGCAAAATACTTTCGCAAGCTCATCAGCGCCATCTCAACCCACTCGGAAGAGACCCGCGCATCCTTCATCATCCCGCCTTCGGCCGACCCTACCAGTCCATCACTTTCCGCAGACGAACTGCGCCAATCCCTCCAGAAATGGTCCACCGTCCCAGTTCCCGGTGACCTCCAACTCCCGGTTCAAGTCGTCCCAGACATCACCCATGACGAGGTCCCTTCTCTTATCTCTTCCGgccgcctccctcccatgGCTCTCGGCGTATCCAGCGACCTTTCCTTGCTGAACCGCTCTGTTTACCTATACGGCTGGGCCAACGATGTCACCACTGTCACCGGCCACCGCGGCATCGAGCGTCAAGTCCAGCTCTCGATCGCGTCCCATTGGACTCGTGACCCAGACGCGTCACGCAAAGGAAAGTATCCGGACCAAAGACCGCCAGACATCTGGCATCGACATCTAGGCGGGTACCTCATCCACCGAGACAAGCCAAAAGATTGGAGGGACATGCTGccggatggtggggatgtgccggaagaggtggtgagaTGGACGTTTCCTTGGACCAcatgggggagagggatcAGTACGTACGGGCTGCCGGATACAAAgacttgggagggggttggtcatgaggacaagaagtcgtttgggaggaagatgacgggGCGAGAtgggacgagggagaggaatgggaatgggaagcTGAAGGTGCCTgaaggagaggtggaggagggtgaagagagggaagaggaacAGTCGTGA
- a CDS encoding uncharacterized protein (COG:I; EggNog:ENOG503P3JZ) gives MGLLPLHHTRHHSTPTSKAPRSSRTSSPSTRRRSGIILQRIACLLITVAIVGLWCARDLVYDSYTLAALPLLKWRQGASSFYLSVENDGFDVTFESYDVNQTSTRGEEGYEDRVPGILHHIALGPQENQKEGWQEARERCVELHPGWEAMLWTDEKADELVREHYPEMLGLWEGEDGYRYGIQRVDALRYMVLYRYGGVILDMDLQCKRALGPLRRFDFVAPAANPTGFSIGFMMAEKGNEFVGELVANLKRYNRHWLGLPYPTVMFSTGCHYASTIHAFFRGDRSKLKILGGTKDNKKLHMLSGPVNTPLFKHLGSSSWHSYDAAMIVNLGKSVGGSRWRLPIMFLLACGLFFLVIRRIRRRRRATSLKV, from the exons ATgggcctccttcctctccaccacacccGCCACCACTCCACCCCTACTTCCAAAGCTCCTCGGTCCTCccgcacctcctccccttccacgcGGCGACGGTCGGGTATCATCCTCCAGAGGATAGCCTGCTTGCTTATCACTGTTGCGATAGTAGGGCTTTGGTGCGCAAGGGATCTGGTGTATGACTCGTACACGCTTGCTGCGCTGCCGCTGTTGAAATGGAGGCAGGGTGCCTCGAGTTTCTATCTCTCGGTGGAGAATGATGGGTTTGATGTAACGTTTGAGTCGTATGATGTTAATCAGACGTCGACcaggggagaggaaggataTGAGGATAGGGTGCCGGGTATATTGCACCATATTGCCTTGGGGCCACAGGAGAATCAGAAGGAGGGGTGgcaggaggcgagggagaggtgtgTGGAGTTGCATCCTGGGTGGGAGGCCATGTTGTGGACGGATGAGAAGGCTGATgagctggtgagggagcACTACCCTGAGATGCTGGGgctgtgggagggggaagacggGTACAGATATGGTATTCAGAGGGTGGATGCGCTGAGGTATATGGTTTTGTATCGATATGGGG GTGTCATCTTGGATATGGACCTCCAATGCAAGCGCGCCCTCGGCCCTCTCCGCCGCTTCGACTTTGTCGCTCCCGCCGCAAACCCAACTGGCTTCTCGATCGGTTTCATGATGGCTGAGAAGGGCAACGAGTTTGTCGGAGAGCTGGTTGCCAACCTGAAGAGGTACAACAGGCACTGGCTCGGACTTCCCTATCCAACAGTCATGTTCTCGACTGGGTGTCACTACGCCTCCACTATTCATGCCTTCTTCCGCGGTGATCGCAGTAAGTTGAAGATCTTGGGCGGTACCAAGGACAACAAAAAGCTGCATATGCTGAGCGGACCTGTCAACACGCCCCTATTCAAGCATCTTGGAAGCTCGAGCTGGCACTCATATGATGCCGCTATGATTGTGAATTTGGGAAAGTCGGTGGGTGGATCACGGTGGAGGCTGCCCATTATGTTTCTGCTTGCTTGTGGGCTGTTTTTCTTGGTTATTAGGAGaatcaggaggaggaggagggccacGAGTCTGAAGGTGTAA
- a CDS encoding uncharacterized protein (COG:S; EggNog:ENOG503P1UV): protein MKPKILFLHGSGTNPLIFRIQSRNLLSLLSPHFEPVFLPGFHECTPGPGVLPFFEGAEPYLKWLDDSSPSEEKVCWAELDRLVAEVEKKGPFLGVVGFSQGAKAGMELVRELERRGREMRFWVGVCGTVPFQGGGDEVREGGWKESLGLGRAERTESFHLIGGEDPWRGESERLVGFFGETGRRVRRFEGGHQMPLDKGVNREVVEWILGVCRM, encoded by the coding sequence atgaAACCCAaaatcctcttcctccacggCTCAGGCACAAACCCACTCATCTTCCGGATCCAATCCCGCAATCTTTTGTCCCTGTTATCTCCCCATTTCGAGCCCGTCTTCCTCCCCGGCTTCCACGAGTGCACTCCCGGTCCGGGGGTCTTGCCTTTCTTTGAGGGGGCAGAGCCCTACCTCAAGTGGCTCGATgattcctccccctcagaaGAAAAAGTCTGCTGGGCAGAGCTAGATAGATTGGTagccgaggttgagaagaaagggccgtttttgggggtggtggggtttaGCCAGGGGGCTAAGGCGGGGATGGAGTTGGTtagggagttggagagacgggggagggagatgaggttTTGGGTCGGGGTTTGTGGGACTGTCCCTTTTcagggtgggggggatgaggtgagggaggggggttggaaggagagtttgggattggggagggcggagaggacgGAGAGTTTTCATTtgattgggggggaggatccttggaggggggagagcgagcggttggttgggttcTTTGGGGAGACGGGGAGACGAGTGAGGAGGTTTGAGGGGGGCCATCAGATGCCGCTGGATAAGGGGGTGAatagggaggtggtggagtggaTTTTGGGGGTCTGTCGGATGTAA
- the gms1_2 gene encoding UDP-galactose transporter Gms1 (EggNog:ENOG503NW7T; COG:G), whose protein sequence is MLGDAKVHHSTDSSARAVAGGSSTTTTAHSHSRQWLSSVQRLSLLMLVLQNSALVMVMHHSRNSPTGSRPRYLTSTAVLVVEVVKLSASLLLATYDTITSHSSSSSAAITQHLYRSIFAPDSWKLIVPAALYTLQNSLVYTAISNLDAVTFQVTYQLKILTTVLFSILLLGRTISLRQWLGLLLLTFGVALVQLSPTTPDVNSATSWADKITSLFTSPSQPPAVHHNALKGLVAVVGASLISGLTCVYFEKILKDSLGSNTSSIWIRNIQLSFFSIFPALFIGVIWYDGANIAQNGGFFAGYNAVVWATVCLQALGGLIVAVCIAYADNVVKNFAASLSIVVSYAGTAVVFGERMTLHATMGAAVVVAATWLYRSRPSTQQLGTLLPVSSREIVAGEKTSRSPLLSPTTIR, encoded by the exons ATGCTTGGCGATGCAAAAGtccaccacagcaccgaTTCTTCGGCGCGGGCCGTAGCGGGGGGGTccagtaccaccaccacagcacatTCACACTCGCGTCAATGGCTTTCGTCTGTCCAACGTTTGTCTCTGTTGATG CTGGTCCTCCAGAACTCGGCCCTGGTCATGGTCATGCACCATTCCCGCAACAGCCCAACAGGATCACGACCCCGATATCTTACATCAACAGCCGTTCTAGTTGTTGAAGTTGTCAAGCTATCAGCCTCATTACTCCTCGCCACCTACGATACTATTACTTCTcattcctcatcttcatcagcaGCAATCACTCAACATCTCTACCGCTCCATCTTTGCCCCAGATAGTTGGAAGCTCATCGTGCCCGCAGCCCTCTACACTCTTCAAAACTCGCTTGTCTACACAGCCATCAGCAACCTCGACGCCGTCACCTTCCAAGTCACATACCAGCTCAAGATTCTCACCACGGTCCTTTTCAGTATCCTGCTTCTCGGCCGGACCATTTCTCTGCGTCAGTGGCTggggcttctcctcctcacctttgGTGTAGCCCTTGTGCAActatcaccaacaacaccagatGTTAATAGTGCCACCAGCTGGGCAGACAAGATCACATCCTTattcacctccccatcccaacctcctGCTGTTCATCACAATGCCCTGAAAGGCCTGGTCGCGGTTGTGGGAGCGTCCCTCATTTCAGGCCTCACATGCGTCTACTTCGAAAAGATCCTCAAGGATTCCCTAGGTTCGAACACCAGCTCCATATGGATCAGAAACATACAGCTATCCTTTTTTAGCATCTTTCCTGCACTGTTTATTGGGGTGATATGGTATGACGGAGCCAATATTGCACAAAATGGTGGATTCTTTGCCGGGTACAATGCCGTGGTGTGGGCAACGGTCTGTCTGCAGGCGCTTGGGGGTTTGATTGTGGCTGTTTGCATTGCATATGCGGACAATGTGGTCAAGAATTTTGCCGCCAGTTTGAGTATTGTGGTTAGTTATGCTGGGACGGCGGTGGTttttggggagaggatgacgCTTCAT GCCACTATGGGTGCAGCTGTCGTTGTGGCTGCCACATGGCTGTACAGAAGTCGGCCGTCAACTCAACAACTGGGGACACTGTTGCCTGTTAGTAGCAGGGAAATCGTGGCAGGTGAGAAGACATCAAGATCGCCGTTGTTATCCCCAACTACGATACGATAA
- a CDS encoding uncharacterized protein (COG:E; EggNog:ENOG503NUN0), whose translation MAAFFRKRALDEKHPDSPPPATAPGAQDVSSSEEAGMVDEGVEGPDDLHRGMRPRQLNMMAIAGAIGTGLIIGTGTTLKFGPGSLLIGYVLMGFVVYVVMVALGEMGAWLPHKKSFSGYATRFVDPAMGFATGWNYFFKYVIVLPNNLTATGIILQYWVKDLNVSVWIVVFGVVIILLNLIHVRFFGEAEFWMSLAKALVIIMLILMCFILSLGGSPSGFRSGFWYWTDPGAFAEYNVRWKDDYFYVHGSTGRFLGVWACIVQATFAYLGTELVGVAFGETPDPRKNVPRAVNQTLLRIVFFYVAGVLVLGMAVPYNSPELLRATRERIGGLASPFTVAAQRAGVDKLADAVNGMLLVFTISAANSDIYLASRTVWALAKDRQAPEIMERTNKRGVPIPAVALSSIFIALGFMNATKDAATVFGYFVSLVTVFGALNWVAVLVSYISMIRAMKVQGIPREIMPYRNPLLPWGSYIALGVTILVIFFSGYSAFIPQFQIDKFMTSYIGIVVYLVNILVWKLLKKTKRVRPEEMDLLTGRRA comes from the exons ATGGCCGCCTTTTTCAGAAAACGCGCCCTCGACGAGAAACACCCCGactccccccctccagcaaCCGCACCAGGCGCCCAAGAtgtcagcagcagcgaggaAGCCGGCATGGTGGACGAGGGCGTGGAGGGCCCGGATGATTTGCATCGCGGGATGCGGCCTAGACAACTCA ACATGATGGCCATCGCAGGCGCAATTGGTACTGGTCTCATCATCGGCACTGGCACAACACTAAAATTTGGTCCcggctccctcctcatcggtTACGTCCTCATGGGCTTCGTCGTCTACGTCGTCATGGTCGCGCTCGGTGAAATGGGTGCTTGGCTGCCGCACAAAAAGTCGTTTTCTGGGTATGCGACGAGGTTTGTCGACCCGGCCATGGGGTTTGCGACGGGGTGGAATTACTTCTTTAAATACGTGATTGTGCTGCCGAATAATCTGACGGCGACGGGCATCATATTGCAGTATTGGGTCAAGGATCTAAACGTCAGTGTGTGGAttgtggtgtttggggtggtgattaTACTGCTGAAT CTGATCCACGTACGATTTTTTGGCGAGGCAGAATTTTGGATGTCGCTTGCTAAGGCGCTGGTCATCATTATGCTGATTCTGATGTGCTTCATTCTATCTTTGGGCGGCAGTCCCTCGGGGTTCAGATCAGGCTTTTGGTATTGGACCGACCCGGGGGCATTTGCTGAGTACAATGTGCGCTGGAAGGATGACTACTTCTACGTCCATGGCTCGACCGGCAGATTCTTGGGTGTCTGGGCTTGCATCGTGCAGGCAACCTTTGCGTATCTGGGAACTGAGCTGGTGGGTGTGGCCTTTGGCGAGACGCCTGACCCGAGAAAAAACGTGCCGAGGGCTGTGAACCAGACCTTGCTGAGAATCGTCTTCTTCTACGTCGCCGGTGTGCTGGTCTTGGGGATGGCCGTCCCGTACAACAGTCCCGAGTTGCTCAGGGCGACAAGGGAGAGGATTGGCGGAT TGGCCTCCCCTTTTACCGTTGCAGCTCAACGTGCCGGTGTGGACAAGCTCGCCGATGCCGTCAACGGAATGCTGCTAGTCTTCACGATCAGTGCCGCCAACTCGGATATCTACCTCGCATCACGCACTGTTTGGGCCCTGGCCAAGGACAGACAAGCACCAGAGATTATGGAGCGCACCAACAAGCGTGGCGTACCCATTCCCGCAGtagccctctcctccatctttaTTGCCCTCGGCTTCATGAACGCCACCAAGGATGCCGCGACAGTGTTTGGATACTTTGTCTCGCTCGTCACCGTCTTTGGCGCTCTGAACTGGGTCGCCGTGTTGGTTAGCTACATTTCCATGATCAGAGCCATGAAGGTGCAAGGCATCCCACGAGAGATCATGCCTTACCGCAACCCTCTCTTGCCATGGGGCTCCTACATTGCGCTCGGGGTTACCATCTTGGTTATTTTCTTTAGCGGGTACTCGGCCTTCATCCCCCAGTTCCAGATCGACAAGTTTATGACGAGCTACATCGGCATTGTGGTGTATCTGGTGAACATCTTGGTATGGAAGTTGctcaagaagaccaagaggGTGAGGCCGGAAGAGATGGATCTCTTGACTGGGAGGAGAGCGTAA